The Candidatus Binatus sp. genomic interval GATACTGATGCGCCGGCAATTCGAAAATCCCAAGCCCCGCGAGAATGAAAAACGGCACGAAGCACGACAGCGCGTAGCGCTCGATAAAGATCGGCGTCAGCGCGTACGACGCGAGCATCATGATGATCGGCGGCGTCCACATCCAGAGCAGAGCAAACGCGATCGCATCGCGAGCGCCGCGCCGCCAGCCCCGAATCGATCCCCAAATCGCAAGCAGCGCCAATATCGGAAACGCGAACGTTCCAGTGGCCTTGTTGAACAGCGCGAACGGCGCGTACAGCGGCGGCGGCTTGATCCAGCGGATAATTCCTCCTTCGGTCGCGGCTGAAGTAGCGTGGAATGAACTGAGCAGTATCGGCGCGAGGAGGCATCCGCCGGCTCCCAGAGCCATCGCGACGGACCAGGCGCGTCGTACGCGGTCATCACTGAATTTCCATCCGGCGCGCGCGAGCACCCGGATTAGCCACAGGCCTTCGGTCGCCGGCACCAGCACGGCTGAGAAATTCGCGCCGATCGCCGACGCCGTGAGAATCGCAAGCGCGATGAAATTAACGAAACCTCCGCGCCTCAGCGTCCGAAGAAAGATCCCGACTTGCGCGAGTACCGCCGCCAGCATCACGGGATACATCCGGGCTTCGCGCGCGTACTTGACCGCGATCAAGTTAACCGCAAACAGCATCGCGCCGAGTGCAGCGACCATCCTGATATCATTGCGATCGAATCGTTCCGGTGCGGGTTCGTCACTCGAAAAAATTTCAATCGCGACAAAATACGCGAGCAGAATTGTGATCGTGCCGAGCGCGGCCGACATCGCGCGCATCGCCGGCAGACTCGAGCCAAGAATCGCGATCCATCCATGCAGCATCAAGTCGTGGATCGGCAGTTTGCCGGGATTCAGTTGCGCCTGGCGCGCGATCACTTCCGCGATGCTCGGCGCGGAAGCGGCGCCCCAAGATGCGCCCTCGTCCGCGGATATCTCGAGCGCGCCAAGGTTGTAGAATCGAAGCGCCGCGCCGATTGCGAGCGCCGCTATCAGCACGATCGGGCTGATTCCGTTCGCCACTGCGGTCGCGTGAGACGCGGGATGGTCTCCGGCGCGTTCGAGGCTCTCGTGATGCACGCTGGCTCTGGAAGCCGTCGTCAGAGACCCTTCCTCAAAGGCGGCGCGGGCCGAAACCCCACCGTGCGGGCCGCGGGAATAGTCATCGGAGCGTTGGTGCGCGGATTGAAACCCGGCCGCGCGCGACGCCGGCGGACCGTGAAGGTGCCGAAACCGGGCATCCAGAAGCGCTTTTCCTTGCGAATCGAACGCGCGATTTGATCGAACGCCAGCTCGACGGTCGCCGCGACCTGCTTCTTCGGCTGACGTGTCGACCGCGCAATCGCCTCAATCAGTTCCGCCTTCGTCATCGCCGCATCCCCTTGCGTTTTTCTATACCGGAAGCGCGGCGCAAGCTAAACCATGGTGCGGCACAAGCAGCCTGCCTGGCTGTCCTATGCTTCAGCCAGCGCCGAAGATTGAGCGGGCGGCTCGATTCGATTCGACGCAATCCAATTGTCCAGCGCCGCCAGCGCGCGAATGCCCATGTCGATTTTTTTCTGGCGTCCGCGCGCGCGAGTTTCGAGAGCCGGCATCAGGCCGTAGTTTGCATTCATCGGCTGAAATTCGCGCCGCATCGGATCGGTAATGTAGGCGATCAGCGAGCCGAGCGCGGTCTCGGCCGGCGGCACGACCATCGCGCGGCCATTCGCGATACTCGACGCATTGATTCCCGCGAGCAGGCCCGCCGCCGCCGATTCCACGTATCCTTCCACGCCGACCATCTGCCCCGCGAGGAACAAGTCGTCACGCACTTTGAGCTGCAGCGTCGGCCGCAGCAGGCGCGGCGAATCGACAAACGTATTGCGATGCAACGAACCCAGCCGCACGAAGTCGGCGCGCTCGAGTCCCGGAATCATGCGCAGCACGCGCCGCTGTTCGGGATATGTCATCTTGGTTTGAAAGCCGACGATGTTGTAGAGGCGCCCCTCGGCGTCGTCCTGCCGAAGTTGCACCACCGCGAAAGGCCGCTCCCCGGTCCGAGGATGCGCGAGTCCGACCGGCCGCATCGGGCCAAACGCCAGCGTCATCGGACCGCGCCGCGCCATCTCCTCGATCGGCATGCATCC includes:
- a CDS encoding HU family DNA-binding protein, coding for MTKAELIEAIARSTRQPKKQVAATVELAFDQIARSIRKEKRFWMPGFGTFTVRRRRARPGFNPRTNAPMTIPAARTVGFRPAPPLRKGL
- the trmFO gene encoding methylenetetrahydrofolate--tRNA-(uracil(54)-C(5))-methyltransferase (FADH(2)-oxidizing) TrmFO, translating into MSDSHVIVVGAGLAGSEAAYQLARRGVRVKLIEMRPIAMTEAHRTHGFAELVCSNSLRNDSMETAVGVLKQEMRRLGSIVIAAADRARVPAGSALAVDRDGFSRIITETLEAHPMIEVSRAEAVEIPRGLSIIATGPLTSPALGEALNNLIGPRNLYFYDAIAPIVAADSIDMEVAFKASRYGKGGDDYINCPMTAGEYEAFVAAVIAADKVELHPFEKPIYFEGCMPIEEMARRGPMTLAFGPMRPVGLAHPRTGERPFAVVQLRQDDAEGRLYNIVGFQTKMTYPEQRRVLRMIPGLERADFVRLGSLHRNTFVDSPRLLRPTLQLKVRDDLFLAGQMVGVEGYVESAAAGLLAGINASSIANGRAMVVPPAETALGSLIAYITDPMRREFQPMNANYGLMPALETRARGRQKKIDMGIRALAALDNWIASNRIEPPAQSSALAEA